In a single window of the Bacillus mycoides genome:
- a CDS encoding MarR family winged helix-turn-helix transcriptional regulator has protein sequence MAHQTLNELDLTSLLSLSFSTLITELHDKLSELGFEDIRPAHGFMFKRILPNGATGIELAEYLGVSKQAISKMVDSLENSGYVTRQTHPTDKRGKIIVLTERGLAVMKAKEEIVAEIEQRWIANIGAERMQMLKEDLTTFVTKENTGKLSSSIRPVW, from the coding sequence ATGGCTCATCAAACACTTAACGAACTAGATCTTACTTCACTTTTATCACTATCCTTCAGTACATTAATTACTGAACTACACGACAAATTAAGTGAATTGGGATTTGAAGATATTAGGCCCGCACACGGTTTTATGTTCAAACGTATCCTTCCTAATGGAGCAACCGGTATAGAACTAGCTGAATATTTAGGGGTTTCAAAACAAGCCATAAGTAAAATGGTAGATTCTCTTGAGAACAGTGGTTATGTCACGCGCCAAACGCATCCTACTGATAAAAGAGGTAAAATTATTGTTTTAACCGAGCGTGGTTTAGCAGTAATGAAAGCAAAAGAAGAAATAGTAGCTGAAATAGAACAACGATGGATTGCAAACATAGGTGCAGAACGAATGCAAATGCTTAAAGAGGATTTAACAACATTCGTTACTAAAGAAAATACAGGAAAATTATCATCGAGCATACGACCTGTTTGGTAA
- the spoVR gene encoding stage V sporulation protein SpoVR produces the protein MRASDDKALQYAIAEITEIATGFGLDFYPMRYEVCPAEIIYTFGAYGMPTRFSHWSFGKQFFRMKLQYDLGLSKIYELVINSNPCYAFLLDTNSLIQNKLIVAHVLAHCDFFKNNIRFSNTKRDMVESMAATADRVKAYEHKYGREEVETFLDAVLAIQEHIDPSLMRPKLAWSIEDLEEDVEKKKISQYDDLWNLDDRNKKRERPNMHKKKKIPPQPEKDLLLFIEEYSRELEEWQRDILTMMREEMLYFWPQLETKIMNEGWASFWHQRILREMDLTSGEAIEFAKLNAGVVQPSKTSINPYYLGIKMFEDIEERYNNPTEEMKRRGVKPGSGRDKIFEVREIEWDVSFLRNYLNKKLVMREDMYLFQRQGKEYKVIDKEWEHVRDQLVNMRTNGGFPYLVVEDGDYLKNGELYIKHSYEGIELDLKYLEKVLPYLHQLWGRTVHMESIVESKGVVFSYDGKMVHRKYV, from the coding sequence ATGAGAGCAAGTGATGATAAAGCACTACAATATGCGATTGCTGAAATTACGGAAATTGCGACTGGATTTGGTCTTGATTTTTATCCGATGCGCTATGAAGTATGTCCAGCGGAAATTATCTATACATTTGGTGCATATGGGATGCCGACGAGGTTTTCGCATTGGAGTTTTGGAAAGCAATTTTTCAGAATGAAATTACAATACGATTTAGGACTTAGTAAAATTTATGAACTCGTTATTAACTCTAATCCATGTTACGCCTTTTTATTAGATACGAATTCTTTAATTCAAAATAAATTAATCGTGGCGCACGTTTTAGCACATTGTGATTTCTTCAAAAATAATATTCGTTTTTCTAATACGAAACGCGATATGGTGGAGAGTATGGCAGCGACAGCAGATCGTGTGAAGGCGTATGAACATAAGTATGGAAGAGAAGAGGTAGAAACATTTTTAGATGCCGTACTTGCCATTCAAGAACATATTGATCCATCGCTTATGCGTCCGAAACTTGCATGGAGTATTGAAGATTTAGAAGAGGATGTAGAAAAGAAAAAGATATCACAGTACGATGATTTATGGAATTTAGATGATCGAAACAAAAAGAGAGAACGACCTAATATGCATAAAAAGAAGAAAATCCCACCGCAGCCAGAAAAAGATTTACTCCTCTTTATTGAAGAATATAGCCGTGAGCTAGAAGAGTGGCAGCGCGACATATTAACGATGATGCGTGAAGAAATGTTATACTTCTGGCCACAGCTTGAAACGAAGATTATGAATGAAGGTTGGGCTTCCTTCTGGCATCAACGCATACTTCGTGAAATGGACTTAACATCTGGTGAAGCAATTGAATTTGCGAAATTAAATGCAGGTGTCGTACAGCCATCAAAAACAAGTATTAATCCATACTACCTCGGTATTAAAATGTTCGAAGATATTGAAGAGCGCTATAACAACCCGACAGAAGAAATGAAACGACGCGGTGTGAAACCTGGTTCTGGTCGTGACAAAATCTTTGAAGTACGGGAAATTGAATGGGATGTATCGTTCCTAAGAAACTATTTAAATAAAAAACTTGTAATGAGAGAAGATATGTACTTATTCCAGCGCCAAGGAAAAGAATATAAAGTAATTGATAAAGAATGGGAGCATGTACGCGATCAACTCGTAAATATGCGCACAAATGGAGGTTTCCCGTACTTAGTAGTAGAAGATGGAGACTACTTAAAGAATGGGGAATTGTACATTAAACATAGCTATGAAGGAATTGAGTTAGATTTAAAATACTTAGAAAAAGTATTACCGTATCTTCATCAGCTATGGGGAAGAACAGTGCATATGGAATCGATTGTGGAGAGTAAGGGCGTTGTGTTTTCTTATGATGGGAAAATGGTGCATCGGAAGTATGTGTGA
- a CDS encoding nitroreductase family protein, whose protein sequence is MTTYTSIANVIKERRSVRTFTNKAVEKELLIELLNDATWAPNHKHREPWNCKLYIGEGRQKLVDAVLNSFTEEERAKRGKTLSDRFLSTPAQIVVYIDEDPRQIPRDEDYAATCAFMQNFQLLAWERGLGCVWKSGGLNYNPLFIEGIGLTRGQRIIGILHIGYFDKAPEGKARTPITEKMEIIEG, encoded by the coding sequence ATGACTACATATACTTCCATCGCAAATGTTATTAAAGAAAGACGCTCTGTTCGTACATTTACAAATAAAGCAGTAGAAAAAGAGCTATTAATTGAACTATTAAACGACGCAACATGGGCACCGAATCATAAACATCGTGAGCCATGGAATTGTAAATTATATATTGGAGAAGGCCGTCAGAAATTAGTAGACGCAGTATTAAACTCTTTCACAGAAGAAGAAAGAGCAAAACGCGGCAAAACTTTATCTGATCGTTTCTTAAGTACGCCTGCACAAATCGTTGTTTACATTGATGAAGATCCGCGTCAAATTCCACGTGACGAAGATTACGCTGCAACATGTGCATTTATGCAAAACTTCCAATTACTTGCTTGGGAACGCGGATTAGGCTGTGTTTGGAAATCAGGTGGATTAAACTACAATCCACTATTTATAGAAGGAATTGGTTTAACACGAGGCCAACGCATCATTGGAATTCTTCATATCGGCTATTTCGATAAAGCACCAGAAGGAAAAGCGCGTACGCCGATTACGGAGAAGATGGAGATTATTGAAGGTTAA
- a CDS encoding spore germination protein: MFRSSSKKKKKTICSIPEFIHTMKESSDFVSYNVVDDGTLCLFYYKSTAESLLINRFILTPIKRELDHIENISDIANIVTLEEIVTNPSIDDIREKLLSGYVLIQLKNDSQAVEYALIRAESSVLGTRLYNDTENEYSVIGPKVGFVENIDTNIHLLRRNIVTEQLVFKQVVVGSISKTKVVVAYIEGITNEQHVNTAMQRLQDIDFDVPFDATMIEQFISDNSNSPFPVLLPTERLDRSVYALLNGGVVILTDGSPYALAGPATLLDFFVSPEDYYLPWIAGSFLRMVRFFGAAFSLFSSAIYTAVLTYHYQMIPADLLGPIIFSRANVPFPPILEALFLEITIELLREAGARLPTKVGQTIGIVGGIVIGQASVQAALTSTILLIAVALSALASFTTPTVKMSSTIRILRFPLILLAGAFGGLGLIVGFVFILAHLIRLKSLGSPYLLPLYPFRGLGTAEGLLRLPFSQTAGRSSFLRPKKKWRYDPNKAKEKHDGEEK; this comes from the coding sequence ATGTTTCGTTCATCGTCTAAAAAGAAGAAAAAAACAATCTGTTCCATTCCGGAGTTTATCCACACTATGAAAGAATCCAGTGATTTCGTGTCTTATAACGTAGTAGACGATGGAACATTGTGTTTGTTTTATTATAAATCTACAGCCGAATCACTCCTCATTAATCGATTCATTTTAACACCTATTAAAAGAGAATTAGATCACATTGAAAATATAAGTGACATAGCAAATATCGTCACACTTGAGGAGATTGTCACTAATCCTTCTATTGATGATATTCGTGAAAAATTATTAAGTGGGTATGTACTTATACAGCTGAAAAATGATTCTCAAGCAGTTGAATATGCACTTATTCGTGCCGAGAGTTCAGTTTTAGGTACACGGTTATATAACGATACAGAAAATGAATATAGTGTCATCGGTCCAAAAGTTGGATTTGTTGAAAATATTGATACAAATATACACTTACTTCGCCGGAATATTGTAACGGAGCAATTAGTTTTCAAACAAGTTGTAGTTGGCTCTATATCAAAAACAAAAGTCGTAGTTGCTTACATCGAAGGCATTACGAATGAACAGCACGTTAATACTGCAATGCAGCGCCTACAAGACATTGACTTTGATGTTCCTTTCGATGCGACTATGATTGAACAGTTTATTAGTGATAACAGCAACTCTCCCTTCCCTGTTTTACTCCCTACAGAGCGTTTAGATCGCTCCGTTTATGCATTATTGAATGGAGGAGTTGTCATTTTAACAGACGGTTCACCATATGCATTAGCTGGACCAGCGACATTACTCGATTTCTTCGTCTCTCCAGAAGATTATTATTTACCATGGATAGCAGGCTCATTTCTTCGAATGGTTCGCTTTTTCGGAGCAGCATTCTCGCTATTTTCATCAGCTATTTATACAGCTGTATTAACGTATCACTATCAAATGATTCCTGCGGATTTACTAGGTCCGATTATTTTTTCAAGAGCTAATGTACCCTTTCCGCCCATTTTAGAAGCACTTTTTTTAGAAATCACAATCGAATTGCTCCGTGAAGCTGGAGCACGATTACCTACAAAAGTTGGACAAACAATCGGCATCGTTGGCGGGATTGTAATTGGCCAAGCATCTGTTCAGGCTGCTTTAACGAGTACCATTTTATTAATTGCAGTTGCTTTATCAGCACTCGCTTCTTTTACAACACCAACTGTAAAAATGTCTTCTACTATCCGGATACTACGATTTCCACTTATTCTTTTAGCTGGTGCATTTGGGGGCTTAGGTCTCATTGTAGGATTCGTATTCATATTAGCTCATTTAATTCGCTTAAAATCACTTGGATCACCTTATTTATTACCTTTATATCCATTTCGCGGTTTAGGGACAGCAGAGGGGCTCCTTCGCCTGCCATTTAGTCAAACTGCTGGACGTTCCTCTTTTCTAAGACCAAAAAAGAAATGGCGCTATGATCCAAACAAAGCGAAAGAAAAACATGATGGTGAAGAGAAATGA
- a CDS encoding Ger(x)C family spore germination protein — MKNTLLCFSIITLIFQSGCTQPNIVDTQRMIHVGGFDITKDKQFRGTILYPDYTKGVQSKPETQSTTAGTIETISSRLNAKSPHTIAVGQMRVVLFGKSIGEHGIGDIINNLQRDPNIGRDVQLALVDGSTEKLLKHIKTNGSLYLSDLLEQNIEAETIPRTALNIFLYNFYSSGCDPFLPYIEIDEDKSASIKGLAFLKKDKVVMYTDKKGSFLLKLLLNSTTNGRYEVPIQQGNHKGLIATQNLSGKSVCYLSDTGDIPKVNIHLKLNGLIKSAPNWLDLAKNENITYIKKHVEKTVEKHLNELIKQFQEKEVDPIGIREEIRSHSRKWTIKQIQEMYPNVDVAVHVQINVVQSGIGE, encoded by the coding sequence ATGAAAAATACTTTATTATGCTTTTCCATTATCACTTTAATTTTCCAATCCGGCTGTACACAACCGAATATAGTAGACACACAGCGAATGATTCATGTAGGTGGATTTGATATAACGAAAGACAAACAATTTCGCGGGACGATTTTATATCCCGATTACACAAAAGGCGTTCAATCAAAACCAGAAACTCAGTCAACTACTGCTGGCACGATTGAAACAATATCTTCACGACTAAATGCAAAATCGCCTCATACTATCGCTGTCGGTCAAATGCGTGTTGTGCTTTTTGGAAAATCCATTGGCGAACATGGAATTGGCGATATTATAAATAATTTGCAACGTGATCCTAATATTGGTCGAGATGTTCAACTAGCACTGGTAGACGGTTCTACAGAAAAACTGCTCAAACATATTAAAACAAATGGATCACTCTATCTGTCTGACTTACTGGAGCAAAACATAGAAGCCGAAACGATTCCACGGACTGCTTTAAATATTTTTTTATATAACTTTTATTCATCAGGATGCGATCCATTTCTTCCTTATATTGAAATTGATGAAGACAAGTCTGCTTCCATTAAAGGACTCGCTTTTTTAAAAAAGGATAAAGTGGTTATGTACACAGATAAAAAAGGATCTTTTTTATTGAAATTACTCCTTAATTCAACTACAAATGGTCGTTATGAAGTTCCAATACAGCAAGGTAACCATAAAGGATTAATTGCCACTCAAAACTTATCTGGAAAGAGCGTTTGTTACCTTTCCGATACTGGTGACATTCCGAAAGTTAACATCCACTTAAAATTAAATGGACTCATAAAAAGCGCTCCAAACTGGCTTGATTTAGCGAAAAACGAAAACATAACTTACATAAAAAAACATGTAGAAAAAACAGTTGAGAAACATTTAAACGAATTAATAAAACAATTCCAAGAAAAAGAGGTCGATCCGATAGGGATACGGGAAGAAATTCGTAGTCATTCAAGAAAATGGACTATAAAACAAATTCAAGAAATGTACCCTAATGTAGATGTTGCTGTTCACGTACAAATCAATGTTGTGCAATCTGGTATCGGAGAATAG
- a CDS encoding GerAB/ArcD/ProY family transporter has translation MAEQNKTMTVSPYFTFLLLHSLQIGVGVLGYQRVIAQYAGYDSWISLIVAGVLTHIVLFCMLKMLDKDNDLMTIHTTCFGKWIGTFLSMCFAAYLLLFCLTVLRTYIEVIQVWVFPTIKPWKLTLLFLLVTYYVIKGGFRSVTGMCFWGVVIPIFVLFFLVFPMKYAHVRNILPIFTHSPADILYSAKASALEFLGFEAILIFYPLIKKGKSLHKWAHGGIAFTTILYVVLAIVSLMYYSQGQLHHTIWPTLTMLKIIKVPFIQRFEYIIIFIWFLIILPNLCLTIWSSCRISKYSFHIPFNITLPLFIATIFVSSLFFTNRESINTLNTVLSQAGLYIVYAYIPILFLFHSLRWRFKNQSKKSSPDTP, from the coding sequence ATGGCTGAGCAAAATAAAACAATGACTGTTTCCCCTTATTTCACATTTCTTTTATTACACTCTCTTCAAATTGGAGTAGGCGTGTTAGGATACCAACGAGTTATTGCACAATATGCTGGTTATGATTCTTGGATTTCCCTTATTGTTGCGGGTGTCTTAACTCATATCGTACTGTTTTGTATGTTAAAAATGTTAGATAAAGACAATGATTTGATGACCATTCATACGACATGTTTCGGAAAATGGATTGGAACCTTTTTGTCTATGTGCTTTGCTGCATATCTTCTGTTATTTTGCCTTACTGTGCTTCGTACATATATCGAAGTCATTCAAGTATGGGTCTTTCCTACAATTAAACCATGGAAATTAACATTATTATTTTTACTCGTGACGTATTACGTAATAAAAGGTGGCTTCCGCTCTGTAACAGGAATGTGTTTTTGGGGAGTCGTAATACCGATTTTCGTACTATTCTTCTTAGTTTTCCCTATGAAATACGCACATGTCCGTAATATTTTACCTATTTTCACCCATTCACCTGCAGACATTCTATATTCAGCGAAAGCATCTGCATTAGAGTTTCTTGGATTTGAAGCAATCCTTATCTTTTACCCACTTATTAAAAAGGGAAAATCGCTACATAAATGGGCACATGGCGGGATTGCTTTCACAACTATTTTATATGTAGTACTAGCAATCGTTTCCCTTATGTACTATAGTCAGGGCCAACTGCATCATACAATTTGGCCTACTTTAACAATGCTAAAAATTATTAAAGTCCCATTCATTCAGCGATTTGAATACATTATTATTTTCATCTGGTTTCTTATTATTTTACCTAATCTTTGTTTAACCATTTGGTCTTCTTGTCGTATTAGTAAATACTCTTTTCACATACCATTTAACATTACATTGCCATTGTTTATCGCGACTATATTTGTTTCATCTTTGTTTTTCACAAACAGGGAAAGCATCAATACATTAAATACCGTACTATCTCAGGCTGGATTGTATATTGTATACGCTTATATCCCAATCTTATTTCTATTCCATTCACTACGATGGCGCTTCAAAAATCAGTCGAAAAAATCTTCACCCGACACACCATAA
- a CDS encoding PCYCGC motif-containing (lipo)protein has product MKKYVFSLLVVLSLILTGCGSTGTNEKKSSESKEEHDHASHTQQADIQEKTKGVDTLPAFLDKLDPQMKDIYTVAGQNAELLDWIPCYCGCGESVGHKNNKNCFIREIKKNGEVVWDSHATTCVNCLEIAVESASMKQKGKSTLEIRNYIDNKYKEGYGKPTPTPMPKA; this is encoded by the coding sequence ATGAAAAAGTATGTATTTTCTTTACTTGTAGTACTGAGCTTAATTCTTACTGGATGCGGGAGTACTGGTACAAATGAAAAAAAATCTTCTGAATCAAAAGAAGAGCATGACCACGCATCGCATACTCAGCAAGCTGACATTCAAGAAAAGACAAAAGGAGTCGACACACTTCCGGCCTTCCTAGACAAACTTGATCCACAAATGAAAGACATCTATACTGTCGCTGGACAAAATGCTGAACTATTGGATTGGATTCCTTGTTACTGCGGTTGTGGTGAAAGTGTAGGACATAAAAATAATAAAAATTGCTTTATTCGTGAAATCAAAAAGAATGGTGAAGTTGTTTGGGATTCCCATGCAACAACTTGCGTCAATTGCTTAGAAATTGCGGTTGAATCTGCTTCGATGAAACAAAAAGGAAAATCAACTCTTGAAATTCGTAATTATATTGATAATAAATACAAAGAAGGATATGGGAAACCAACACCTACGCCAATGCCAAAAGCTTAA
- a CDS encoding YhdB family protein, giving the protein MQTYNDYDKALYYTYCCNWDKLLVLMVQTNDQLFSKRIEHFLHAYQYSKELPEVDKQLQLLFQYIDHASQKSHVEEVEQIQM; this is encoded by the coding sequence GTGCAAACATATAACGACTATGACAAAGCTCTCTATTACACGTATTGCTGTAATTGGGATAAACTACTCGTTTTAATGGTCCAAACGAATGATCAACTATTTTCTAAGCGTATTGAACACTTTTTACACGCTTATCAATACAGTAAAGAATTACCAGAAGTTGACAAACAATTGCAGCTCCTATTTCAATATATTGACCACGCATCCCAAAAGTCACATGTAGAAGAAGTAGAGCAAATTCAAATGTAA
- a CDS encoding disulfide oxidoreductase, translating into MGREKKQEYALFTAWGASFIATLGSLYFSEIMKFEPCVLCWYQRIFMYPFVLWLGIAVVKKDYRIASYSLPIASIGACISLYHYAIQKIAAFSAAGAACGRVPCTGEYINWFGFVTIPFLALIGFITIAVCSFIVIKNK; encoded by the coding sequence ATGGGACGAGAAAAAAAGCAAGAGTATGCTTTATTTACTGCATGGGGAGCTTCGTTTATTGCTACATTAGGAAGTCTATACTTTTCCGAAATTATGAAATTTGAGCCTTGTGTCCTTTGTTGGTATCAACGTATTTTTATGTATCCATTTGTTTTATGGCTCGGTATCGCTGTAGTAAAGAAAGACTATCGCATTGCAAGTTATTCTTTACCAATCGCAAGTATTGGTGCTTGTATTTCTTTATATCACTATGCAATTCAAAAAATCGCAGCATTTTCAGCTGCTGGGGCAGCTTGCGGCCGCGTACCTTGTACGGGAGAATACATAAACTGGTTCGGCTTTGTGACAATCCCGTTTTTAGCACTTATCGGCTTTATCACAATCGCTGTTTGTAGCTTCATCGTAATTAAAAACAAATAA
- a CDS encoding thioredoxin family protein: MKKMLIFGGIIIALFAAIFAVTQMEEKNASTSQKIDNATSQTDGSDYYTNKISLSDLQKNLKEKKEETVYFYQTSCVHCQKLSPIVVPMAKDLNVDMKVMDIEKLDAPWDEYKIKGTPTIIHFKDGKEVSRISGEQPEDKLKEWLEQTKK; encoded by the coding sequence ATGAAAAAAATGCTTATATTTGGCGGTATTATTATCGCCTTGTTTGCAGCAATTTTCGCTGTAACACAAATGGAAGAAAAAAATGCTTCAACGAGCCAAAAAATTGATAATGCTACTAGTCAAACAGATGGTTCTGACTACTACACAAATAAAATCTCTCTTTCAGATCTCCAAAAGAATTTAAAAGAGAAAAAAGAAGAAACAGTATACTTTTATCAAACATCTTGCGTTCATTGCCAAAAATTATCTCCTATCGTAGTACCAATGGCTAAAGACTTGAATGTTGATATGAAAGTTATGGATATTGAAAAATTAGATGCTCCTTGGGATGAATATAAAATTAAAGGAACTCCAACAATCATTCATTTTAAAGACGGTAAAGAAGTGAGCCGTATTAGCGGCGAACAACCGGAAGACAAATTAAAAGAGTGGCTTGAGCAAACGAAAAAATAA
- a CDS encoding DUF1540 domain-containing protein, translating to MPEVKCSVSNCSFWGQGNLCQASAIVVQPDAQEAGQIENSSYTNATLTNETLESSVTTSVETCCHTFKPKY from the coding sequence ATGCCAGAAGTGAAATGCTCTGTTTCCAATTGCTCATTTTGGGGACAAGGTAACCTTTGTCAAGCAAGTGCAATCGTTGTTCAACCTGATGCACAAGAAGCAGGTCAAATTGAAAACAGTTCATATACAAACGCTACTTTAACAAACGAGACGCTTGAAAGTTCTGTAACAACGAGTGTAGAAACGTGTTGTCATACATTTAAACCGAAATATTAA
- a CDS encoding LacI family DNA-binding transcriptional regulator yields MAKTIVDIAKLAGVAKSTVSRYLNGGYVSNKTKKKIEGIIQETNFSPNTFAQSLKAKTTNLIGVIIPRLDSFATTKTLIGIDNALQENNYQMLVANANQKIETEIQAMENFIKQKVAGIILLTKTLTKEHKHIIANSTTPILFVGQEYENQYCLVHDDFDAAYELGAYVLSQGHRHIAYLGVEKDDISVGVNRKNGFQKAIENLEPTCIASYYETTFKIEDAMKQVQHILDNNRPTIIVCATDNIALGAMKVIHSNHLSIPNHISVVGFGGYDISEMVHPSLTTIAFDYEHAGKLAATSLSQLVENKTIPKILHSRYTLKIQESVDKI; encoded by the coding sequence ATGGCTAAAACAATTGTAGATATCGCCAAATTAGCTGGGGTTGCAAAAAGTACTGTCTCTCGTTACTTAAATGGTGGCTATGTAAGTAATAAAACAAAAAAGAAAATTGAAGGTATTATTCAAGAAACGAATTTCTCTCCAAATACATTTGCGCAAAGTTTAAAAGCGAAAACAACAAATTTAATTGGCGTTATTATCCCCCGATTAGACTCCTTTGCTACAACAAAAACACTTATTGGTATTGATAATGCTTTACAGGAAAATAACTATCAGATGCTTGTTGCAAATGCGAATCAAAAAATTGAAACAGAAATTCAAGCAATGGAAAACTTTATAAAGCAAAAAGTAGCTGGCATAATTTTATTAACAAAAACTTTAACAAAAGAGCATAAACACATCATCGCTAATTCTACTACCCCTATTTTATTTGTTGGTCAAGAATATGAGAATCAATATTGCCTCGTTCACGATGATTTTGACGCTGCTTATGAGCTAGGAGCATACGTATTATCACAAGGACACCGCCATATCGCTTATTTAGGAGTAGAAAAAGATGATATTTCTGTTGGTGTAAATCGAAAAAATGGTTTTCAAAAAGCCATTGAAAATTTAGAACCTACTTGCATCGCTTCTTACTACGAAACAACTTTCAAAATAGAAGATGCGATGAAACAAGTACAACATATTTTAGATAACAACCGTCCTACTATTATCGTATGTGCTACAGATAATATCGCTCTTGGAGCCATGAAAGTAATTCATTCTAACCACCTTTCCATACCAAATCATATATCTGTAGTAGGATTCGGTGGATATGATATTTCTGAAATGGTACACCCTAGCTTAACGACAATCGCATTTGACTATGAGCATGCTGGTAAGCTTGCTGCTACTTCCCTTTCGCAGCTTGTTGAAAATAAAACAATCCCTAAAATATTACATTCTCGCTATACATTAAAAATTCAAGAAAGCGTTGACAAAATTTAA